A genomic segment from Salvia splendens isolate huo1 chromosome 13, SspV2, whole genome shotgun sequence encodes:
- the LOC121761298 gene encoding probable N-acetyltransferase HLS1 has translation MYAAMVVREYDAKRDGRAVEEVEKRCNVGPTGKLSLYTDLLGDPVCRVRHSPASLMLVAELVKDKYEREIIGMIRGCIKTVNCGSNVSRNGKNCPNLPLPHYTKLAYILGLRVSPSHRRTGVGLKLVQKMEKWFVENGAEYSYMATENDNVPSLNLFTGKCGYTKFRTPSILVQPVYAHRVRVTNKATITKLSPAAAEALYRRRFSATEFFPRDIDAILSNKLCLGTFLARAGSSWGVVSVWNCKEVFTLEVRGASRVRRALAGATRAVDRAMPWLRLPSVPEVFRPFGLHFLFGLGGEGPQAVRCVMALCGMAHNLARECGCGVVATEVARGEPLRLGIPHWESLSCAKDIWCIKRLGGEGDHHNHTLPDPDWTKSPPGMSIFVDPRDF, from the exons ATGTATGCCGCGATGGTAGTGCGAGAATACGATGCAAAAAGAGACGGCAGAGCAGTGGAAGAAGTCGAGAAAAGGTGCAATGTGGGACCCACCGGAAAACTCTCTCTCTACACCGACCTTTTGGGCGACCCCGTTTGTCGGGTTCGCCACTCTCCGGCTTCTCTCATGCTC GTGGCTGAACTGGTTAAGGATAAGTATGAAAGAGAGATAATTGGGATGATCAGAGGTTGCATCAAAACCGTCAACTGCGGAAGTAATGTCTCTAGAAATGGGAAAAACTGTCCCaatctccctctccctcactaTACTAAACTTGCCTACATTTTAGGCCTCCGTGTTTCGCCTTCTCATCG GAGGACGGGTGTTGGGCTCAAATTAGtgcaaaaaatggaaaaatggttcGTAGAAAACGGAGCCGAATACTCGTACATGGCCACCGAAAACGACAACGTTCCATCCCTCAATCTCTTCACCGGCAAATGCGGCTACACCAAATTCCGCACCCCTTCGATCCTCGTCCAGCCCGTCTACGCCCACCGGGTCCGCGTAACAAACAAAGCCACCATCACCAAGCTCAGCCCCGCCGCCGCCGAGGCCCTGTACCGCCGCCGCTTCTCCGCCACAGAGTTCTTCCCGCGCGACATCGACGCCATCCTCAGCAACAAACTCTGCCTCGGCACGTTCCTCGCACGTGCCGGGTCGTCGTGGGGCGTGGTGAGCGTGTGGAACTGCAAGGAGGTGTTCACGCTCGAGGTCCGGGGCGCGTCGCGCGTGAGGAGGGCGCTGGCGGGGGCGACGCGGGCGGTGGACAGGGCGATGCCGTGGCTGAGGCTGCCGTCGGTGCCGGAGGTGTTCAGGCCGTTCGGGCTGCATTTCCTGTTCGGACTGGGAGGGGAGGGCCCGCAGGCGGTTAGGTGCGTGATGGCGCTGTGCGGGATGGCGCATAACCTGGCGAGGGAGTGCGGGTGCGGGGTGGTGGCGACGGAGGTGGCGAGAGGGGAGCCGCTCAGGTTAGGGATCCCGCACTGGGAGAGTCTATCGTGCGCCAAGGATATATGGTGCATTAAGAGGCTAGGGGGAGAGGGAGATCATCATAATCACACTCTGCCTGACCCTGACTGGACTAAGTCACCTCCTGGGATGTCTATTTTTGTCGATCCCAGGGACTTCTAA